The genomic interval TTGTGGTGGCTCCAGTCACCGCCATCAGTAATAATCCCGCAGCCATCACACCTGAGGCGATCGCCCCAAAAAACAACAGCTGATATCGGTCATATTCCTGGCGCGTGACATGACGAGGTCGATCCAGCAGCCAGTTGTATTTCATCCGTCGTGGCTTTTGATTAGAACCCATAGGAAATGCCAAACCTAAAATAAATTAAATTAATAAAAAAGCAGGCACACCCCAACCAATATTTTCAAAATTAGAAGCAAAACACCACTGCCAGTTAACACCACCACCACACAAAACCAACGCCCTAAAAACTGATCTTGAGGGCATTCACTGGCACATCATCCCAGGACTCTACCGTACGAATATTCGCTTCCCAGCCAGCCGTTGTTTCGTCGGCAGCCAGTTTTGCTTTCCACTGTTCGTGGCAATCTTTCGCAGCTTGCTCATTACAACATGCTATACAAGCTTGGAGAATACCCATCGGGTCAATTTGCTCATTTACCCAAATTTTCATACCTTTACTCCTTCCAAGTGACTCTCATCGACGATTCGCATGGGTATTTTAACAACATCTTTTCAACGCAAGATCAACTTGATGATGGAGTGTTGCAAGATCCGAAGAATTATCAAGTACCACATCGGCAAACTTTACTTTTTCACTCAGGGGAAGCTGACTATTAATGCGGGCGATCGCCTCTGTTTCGGTTAAATGATTACGCTGTTGTAGACGCTGCATTTGTTGAGTTTGGGAGCAAGTCACGACCCAAGTTTCCGTGACAAGGTCAAACAATTTTGCTTCAATCAGCAGAGGAATCACACAAATTACCGTGGCCTCTAAATGTTGCGCGAGTTCTGTCTGAAACCGTTGCTTTACGAAAGGATGAATTTGCGCCTCTAACCACTGCTTTTCTCGCAAATCCTGAAAAATAATCTGCCCTAGGCGCTGCCGCCGCAATGTACCGTCAGTCTCTTTCACATCATCACCATAGCGCTGAAAGATCGCCGTCAAAATGGGGGAACCAATGGCAACGGCCTCCCGCGCATAAATATCGGCATCTAAAATTGGGTAATGATATTGCGCCGCTAAATAATTTGACACGGTACTTTTTCCTGTCGCAATACCGCCAGTTAAACCAATTTTTCGTTGTGTCGTGAGAGATGATGGTGGCATATGGGTCAAGGCAAGTTTAGGGGAAAGACCCAGGCAAATTCTGTCCAGCAAACTGCTCTTACGAATATTTTCACGCCAACGCAAAATATAACAGGTAAAGAGGGCTGAAAATTAGGCCGTCTATTGGTGTTGCACCACCATGACTGAACAGGGAGCATGGTGCACGACATAGCTACTTACGCTACCCATAATCACTTCGCTCAGTCCGCTCAAACCTCGCCGTCCAATGATCACGAGGTCAACGCCTGCTGTTTTGGCGATATTGCAGATTTCGTGTTTGGGTTCTCCGATTTTGTAGTCTGCTTCTACTGGAATCTGGCGATCGCTGGCTTGTTTTGCCAAGGCTTGTAACCACGCAGACATTTCCGTAATGCCCGTTTCAAAGTCCCGTTCGCGTAGGGCAATGGTATTGGCATCAAGTAGACCACCATAGGCTGCCATGGCTCCAACTTCAGGCACGGTATTGAGCTGCGGTTCAACACAGTGAAAAATATGGAGGCTCGCTTCAAATTTCTCGGCAACGGTTAACGCTTGCTCAAAAATTTGTGGTGTATCGGCAAGGTAATCTAGAGCGACAAGAATTTTGCTAATCATAATGGCGCACAGCTCCAGAGATCGACATTGAGGAGGTCAAGGATATTAGGCGATCGCCGTCGTGATTGCCACCCTAAACTTAATACTCGAAACGAGGCGAATCCAACATTAATCCTTTCCCTACCTTTAGTGTGGCATTACTACCCTTGGTAATAGAACAGTTAGACAGAAAAATTATTGATTTTATTGACCGGGCAAGATCAAAAACAACATCGATAATCTGTTCAAACCAGCCCTACTGAATTTGTAGCGTCCGCAAACGATTTAGGGCTGCAACTAACTCAAAACGCCGAAAATAAGCCAAATCTGCTTGGGGATACTCGCTGAGGATATCTAGGCCTTCGGCTTCGATATCTACCATAATTTTTTCTAGCAGTTCATGCAGTGCTAAATTTTTCTCGCCATATTTTTCTTTGCCATAAATAATACCCAAGGCGATCGCCCGTAGTTGAGACGTTTCGACGAGCTGTTCGACACCACCGAGCTGAATATCTTCCGTACCAAAACCCAAAGCATCGGTATCACGCACCTTAATTGTGACCGACCGTTTGCCCCGACTCGCATCAATACTTGCCGTGACCGGAATACGGGGCGTAATATCTCCAAAGGCCTCACCGCCCTCCAATAAACGTTCATTTTTGTGGATGGCCGCAATCTTTTTCGCCTCTGCCGTCACATCATGGGGCTGGAAATTTTCCATGGCAATCACCGTACTCGCCACATCAAAATAATCACCGCTCCCCCCCATCACCAAAACCGTGGACACACCATGGTCTTTATAGAGCTGGCGCACTTTATCGACAAACGGTGTGATGGGTTCTTTATCTTTTTGAATGAGCTGCTGCATCCGGCGATCGCGGATCATAAAATTCGTAGCAGAAGTATCTTCATCCAATAGTAGGGTGGTTGCGCCAACCTCTAAAGCTTCAATAATATTTGTCGCCTGGGAAGTACTACCACTGGCATTATTACTACAAAATTGCTGCGTCGATTGACCCTGAGGTAAATGATTAATAAACGGCGAAATATCAACACTCGCAATACTACGGCCATCCTCTGAACGCACCTTGACCGCATTTGCATCCGTAATCACCCATTCGCGGCCATCACCGGGCACATGATTATAAACGCCCAACTCCACTGCCTTGAGGAGAGTTGATTTACCGTGGTAGCCTCCCCCGACAATTAAAGTAATCCCTTTAGAAATAGCCATGCCTTTAATCGTGCCGTGGTTGGGACAATCAAAACTCACCTCTAGATCCGGTGGCGCTTCGAAGGGAACGACATTATCCGTTAAAGGACGAGCATCCACGCCACTACGGCGCGGCAAAATCGAACCATTGGCAATAAAGGAGACTAAACCGCGTTTATCGAGTTCACTACGAATCCAGTCGGCATCTTCAATGGTTTCAACGTGCTTCTGGATTGCCTCCCCATCAAGGCTGCTATATAAAAGTGATTTTTTAATAATTTGAGGCAAGTCATAACAGAGCATTTCTTCCGCCTGTCGACCCAAAATCGAACGGCCTTTGGCGGGTAACCCCACCCAAAATCGGACTTCTACATCCTGATCATCAATAAAAACAGCGGTGCGCTCAAAGACCTCTTGGGCGGGTTCAATGCCCTGAATTAAACCGCTTTTCCCTGTGCCTCGAAAACCACTATATTCTTTGGCAACCTGGGCAAACTGCCGGGACAAATAATCCCGTAGGGCAATTTCTCGGCTCAGGGTACTGTACAGATCCTCTGAAAATTTGGCGATCGCCTGGGGAATGATCACACTACATTGGGTGGGGGCAGCGAAGGGATCCCCCTGGACATAATCAATAATTAGCGTAAAGTCCTCAAACGAATATTCTCCCTTAATTTGTTTATATGCCTTGTAGCCTCGACTATCGAGCTCGAAGAGTAACGCGGAAAGTTGGGCTTGGCTTTTCATAAAAATCGTCGAATTGGCAAAATGTTATCAGGGAGAGTTGTTATGCATTGATGACAAGTTTTTACAGATTACACCTTAATGTTTAACAATCCCAAACAAAAATCAATTTTTTTGTGTTTTTACAGGATTTTTTTAGGGATTTGTGGTAATTCGCAGTTAGTGCTTTAGATAGGTTCGTAAATCTCTGTATAGGTAGAGGTGAACCCCGCAGAAACAGGTTAAATTTTGGATAAGGTTAAGCCAAAAGGGTAAAGTGCTTCAGAAAAAATCATGGGTTATTGGTTAATTAAATCGGAACCGAGTGACTATAGTTTGGCGGAATTGCAAGCTGACAAGGTCGCTATTTGGGATGGGGTACGAAATTACCAAGCGCGTAATTTTTTGCGGGAAATGCGGGTGGGCGATCGCCTTTTTTATTACCATTCCAATACCAAACCCCCCGGCATTGTTGGGCTGGCCAAAGTCACCCAGGCGAGCATCGTTGACCCAACTCAATTTGACGAAGGTCATAAATACTACGATGCGAAATCCACTCCAGAGAAGCCTCGCTGGCAAACGGTCGAGATTGCATACGATGGCACTCTCACAGAGATGATCACCTTAACTCAGCTAAAAGAAGCCTTTAGTCCCGATGAGTTTGCAGTTGTGCGTCGCGGTAACCGTCTGTCGGTAATGCCTGTCGCCGATGATATTGCTCAACGTCTTCTGGCCATGGGGTCGGTGCAGACCTAGACCGCATTTATATTAACGCCTGCGTATTAATACCCACGTATTAATGCCCATGTAGAAATTAAGTTTCGATTTGATTTTATGGTTTTTCGAAGATGCTTCATGCATCATATTGCTCAAGACTGCACGGCAAGCTAATGACTGAGTCTCCTACTACAACTGAAAAATTGAGACATATTGAGAGTTTTGATACGTTACCACAGGTTATTCGTCGCATTTTGTGCTTCGCAACGGATCAGGCTGTCTTGGATCAGTTACAGATAGTGATTAGCGCCATAGAAGGGCTAGAGGTTTACGGCTGCTTAGATTTTGCGGGGGCGATCGCCCATCTAGAGCGAGAGCATTTCGATTGTGCATTAGTGGTGGCGACACAGATAGTCGACTGGCAAAAACTACTCCAATGCCGAGCACAAACATTACCGACCATTGCCCTGACCACTGATACGGATCCCTGCCAATTTGAATATTATTTAGGATTAGGCGTTACAGATTATTTAGCAATAGAAACGCTGACAGTTCAGCAATTGCGCCACAGCTTGTTCCACGTAGTGAGATTAAAACAGCTCCAAAGAAAAAACCGAGAATTAAACCAAGCCCTCCAAAAAACCGACGAACGCTACCGTCTCACCCTAGACGTGTCGAAGGATGGTATCTGGGATTGGACGATCACCAACCAAGAAATTGAAAGTAACGACAGACTATGGGAAATGTTGGGGTTAAATGCCAGTAGTAGCCCTTTGAATTTTGAGCAATTTAAGACGCTCATCCACCCCGACGATTATCCATCGACAAAAACTGCTTTTAAAGCACATCTCTATGAGGATAAAGATTTTTCAGTAGAAGTACGCCTACGTCACAAAGATGGTGAGTACCGCGATTTTTGGATTCGAGGGCAACTACAACGGTCTAGTCTGCACCATGAACCGCGCATGTGTGGCTTAATGACCGACATTACTGAGCGCAAGCGCAACGATCGCCGTAATCGTTTTCTGTCCCAGGCCAGTAGTTTACTCAATGCCTCCTTAGATTGTCAGGCGACCCTCGAAAACTTGGCATGGCTTGCTGTTCCCCGCATTGCCGACTGGTGTATTTTAGAAATTCAAGTGGAGCAAACAGGCGATCGCCCCGTGGTAGCTAGCCATCGCGATCCGGCGCGGGAACCCCTAGTCCAGCAGTTTTTTGAAACATTAACCCAAGTATCCCCGGCTCCCACCAATCCCCAATATGCCTACCAGCTTTCCCCTGAGCAAAAACAAAATCTCAGTCATCAATACGGCTGGTCATCAGCACTCCTAGATCAACTGGAGTTGCATTCTTATATTTGGATTCCTCTACAGGTGGGTCAGCGACCACTGGGGTCTATTTTCTTTGCCTGGGAAGAATCCCATCGTTCCTGCACCAGTGAAGATTTAGCACTTTTACAGGAGTTGGCCTATAGGGCGACATGGTCTATCGAAAATGCCCGCCTCTACGACGAACGACAGGCCGTTTATCAAGATCTACAGGGGGCGATCGCCCAATTAACGACCCAGCAAAAACGCCTAACAACCCTCAAACACCTCACCACCCTAACAAATCGCCGCCTCACCAATATCCCAGAACTCCTACAGGGCATCGTCCATCAAATTTGTAAAGACGTTTCTGTTGCCCAGGTTTGTGCCATCGCGCTCCATACCCCAGAACAAGGTGACAACTTTTTTATCGTCACAGATCAACAACATCCTGAAGCCGCAAAATTTGAAGAAATGCTGCAACAGGATCAAAACTGGCTGCGACATGTCTATCAAACAGGACAACCACAACTACAGAATTTCGACCTTAAAGCACCGGCCCCCTGTTCCCTCGCAGCAGTGGCCATCGAATCAGTATCTTCCGGTCGCCTTGGTATTCTTATTGTCGGGAATTGGCAAGTTGCCCAAGCCTTTAGTACAGAAGATTGTAGCTTTCTCAGTGCCGTGGGAGAAGAAGCCGCAGTCGCCATTGACAATGCCCGTCTCATTAAAACCCTCGAACAACAAAACCAAGAACTGATCGAAACGTCCCGGGTCAAAGATTTATTCCTTGCCACTGTTTCCCATGAGCTACGCACTCCGATGAATGCGATCCTAGGCTTTTCCCAAGTGTTGCTCAATCAACGTAAATCCTTCCTCGGTGGTAGCGAACAGCAGATCCTACGACGCATTCTCAGCAATGGCCGTAGTTTAATGGCGCTGATTAACGACATCTTGGACTTTTCCCAGATGAAATTAACCGAGTTAAAGTTGATGCCGAGCACCTTTGATCTGGAGTCTTTAACAAAAGATATTGTGGACGAACTCCAGTCCCTCGCCGAGGAAAAGCAGTTGCACTTTAAGCTAACGAGCCATCTAGAAGATAGTTCTGTCACCCACGACCAAAAGCGTATTCGCCAGGTCATTGTCAATCTCGTTGCGAATGCTTTGTCCTTTACCCAGCAAGGGACAGTGGCCATTACCCTAGAAGAGCAGCTGGAGGCTAAAACCGTCACCATTACAGTGCGCGATACGGGTATCGGTATTGCTCCTGAAAATCTCGAACATATTTTTAGTGAGTTTTGGCAGGTGCAGCAGGATATGCATTTGTCAAAATCTGGTACGGGCTTAGGACTGGCTATTACTTATAAATTGGTGCAGCGTATGAAGGGGACTATTGATGTGGAAAGCGCTATTGGCAAAGGGTCTTGTTTTAAAGTGACATTACCCCGCAGTCTAAACTCTAGTCCCCCAGTAAATCTAGTTGTGTAAGTTCCTAGGGAATGGTTATGCGTCGTGGGTTGGCGATCGCCCCATGGGGTCACGAAAAAAACTCGCTTACTTTGCGAAAACAATTGTTGAGGAGAGCTTGACGATGGCCAGACGACTCGACTAAATTAAACTGCACCCAAACCAACTATCACCAAAAAATCACCCTTTACTTCATTGAAGCTCGCCACCAAACTTGAAGCCATTTTGTATATTAAAGCTCAGCCTTTGACCCTTGATGAGTTGGCGGAAGCGGCTGGGACAGAACAGGATTTAGTTGAAGATGCCCTGTTGCAGTTGATGGCAGACTATGCCCACCGTGATAGCGCCTTAGAAGTTTTGGAAACGCCCAATGGCTATTGTCTGCAGTTGCGGGAAAGCTGCCAGGCAATGGTGACTTCTCTGATTCCAGCGGAGCTCAGTACTGGTGCTCTACGTACCCTTGCGGCGATCGCCTTAAAATCTCCCATTTTGCAAACAGACTTGATTGAGTTGCGGGGCAGCACCGCCTACCAACATGTTCAAGATTTAGTAGCCCAAGGCTTTATCAAAAAAAGACGACAACAGGAAGGCCGCTCCTTTTGGCTTGAAGTCAGCCAAAAATTTTACCAGTATTTTGAAATTGACCAGCTTTCTGAAGGATTTAATTAAGATTTCAACGGCCTTGAGAGTGTACAGTACGAAAAATTAGCGTTAAAGTGGGACGTGAGAAGTAAATATTTTCGGAATAGCGAATGATTTTTAACTCTGACTTCTTTTCCTCAGATGTTGACGAACAAACGGCAAATACCTTGATGGAGTATCTGCAACAGCAGAATCAAGATGTATTAAGCCGGGTTGCCCAGTCTGCCAGTCAAGAGGTGAAAGATGTCATCGCTCACAATGTCAGAGGCTTAATAGGCGTGCTGCCTCCCGATGATTTTCAGGTGAATATCACTACAGATCGCGAAAATTTAGCAAATTTGTTGGCTTCGGCAATGATGACGGGCTATTTTCTCGGTCAGATGGAACAGCGCATGAACTTGGAATCGAGTTTATTAGACGCGGGTTCTTTGTCTGCTGATGTGGATTTTGACTAATGGCTCCATTGGGGCAGTCTAACTTCAAGGTTTACCTGAAAATTTTTTTAGTTTGAAAGAAAAATCAAGGAAGGTTGTGGTGTTCGACAAAGGGCGATCGCCACAATTTTTTTGGTGGTATTTCCGTTGCCATGGGGAAGTTGCCTGAGGAGCCCAAACTTGACAGTTAATAATGCCGCTTTATCACATAGATTGGCAAAATCTCTCTTGATCGCGGTGGTGTCGCGGAGATCCCATCCCGTTAAGATTTAGAATGAAATTCGACACACTCTGGAGAACGCAGCAATTATGGCAGCTAAACTAAAAAAAGGAACTCTTGTGCGGGTGATCAAAGAGCAATTTGTAAACAGCGTCGAAGCGAAAGCCAGTGATTCTCGTTTGCCGTCCTATTTTCTCGAAAGTAAAGGGGAAATTCTTGACCTAAATGATGAATATGCTCTTGTTCGTTTCTATACACCGACACCCAGCGTTTGGCTCCGTATTGATCAGCTCGAAGTTTTGTAACTAACGCTATTTCGGAGAAGAAAAGCTATGTCTGCGATCGCCGCCCCTTCCATTGCTTGTAAAGCGCCCCAGGTGGCGGTGATCGGTGCTGGAAAAGTGGGGAGTACCCTAGCCCAGCGGATTACCGAAAAAAACTTAGCCGATGTGGTCTTGCTCGATATTGTCGAAGGTTTGCCCCAAGGTATTGCGCTAGATCTCTACGAAGCGCAGGGGTTAGAGCGCCACGATAAAAAAATTCTGGGGACAAACGACTACGCAGATACAGTGGGTTCTGACATTGTGGTGATTACGGCGGGGCTACCGCGTAAACCGGGTATGAGTCGTGATGATTTACTTTATACGAACGCGAAAATTGTCACCCACGCGGCAAAACAGGCGATCGCCCATAGTCCCAATGCCATTGTGATTGTGGTGACTAATCCCCTCGATGTGATGACCTATCTGGCGTGGAAGGCGACAGGCTTATCCCAAAACCATGTGATGGGTATGGGAGGTGTGCTGGATTCTTCGCGGCTACGGAGCTTTATCGCCCTAGAAACTGGCGCGACCACAGGAGATATTTCGACCTTTGTTTTGGGAGGTCATGGTGATTTGATGGTTCCCATTCCCCGCTATTGCACTGTGAGCGGTGTGCCCATCACAGAATTCCTCGAACCGGAGGCGATCGCCCGACTGATGGAGCGCACCAAAAATGGTGGTGCAGAAATCGTAAAACTCCTAAAAACAGGTAGCGCTTTCTATGCCCCTGCTTCATCGGTTTGCTACATGGTTGAGTCGTTAATTCTCAATCAATCCCGTTTATTACCCGCAGCGGTTTACCTCGATGGTCAGTATGGCTTAACGGATTTGTTTTTGGGTGTTCCCTGTCGCCTCGGTTGTAGCGGTGTCGAACAGATTGTTGAAATTCAGTTGACGGAGGAAGAATTAGCCCAACTCCATCGGTCAGCAGCGGCGGTAAAAGAGGGCATAGACAAGGCGATCGCCAAAACAGATCTATAGTCGTAGTCAGTAAAATAGGTAGAGGTTTAACATCTTAAACCCTAACAAAATAAAACTTTAAAGCAGATCCAATGTCTTAATCTCGATGATTTTGACGACTCCTCATCTCAAGCTGCTCCGCTAGATAAGCCATCGCCCAAAGCTATAATAAAGCCGTTCTTCTGTCGGTATCGTCATTTGATAGCTAGACTGGGTCGGAAAATAGTAGCCGTAATAGTGATGTGCTCAGGGAGTTTGGGTCTGTGGGGAATGGAGGCGATCGCCGCCCCCATGATCTGCACTAAAAATGAAAGCGCAGCGGCAATTATGCCCCAGCTTTTAGCAGATTTACCCAGCTACAGTAACCGTGTCATCCAACGCGCCCGCAGACTAGATCGCCAAGAAGATACCTTCAGCTATATCATAGAAGCAGGTCTACCAGATTTTCGGCCACTACCCTTAAAGCAGCAGCAATTCACCTCAGCCGCCGCCGATACAACAGAGCAACTCTTCTTTACGACCCTCGATAAGCAATACATTAACGACATTCCAGTTTATTTAGAAAATCACCATTGGCTATTGGTCACCCCCTCCTCCAAGGGATGGGCTGTTGTTCATCTCTTTAGCATTGTTAACCGTAGAGAGCCGGGGACAATTCTTATTCCCCCGCGCAATACCACCCATGGCAGCGTCGGTAAAGCAATCCAGCTCTGGTTAAGGGATTACAACGCCTACTGCGCCAATTGATTAATCCCAAAGCATCATGAATAATATTGGGTGGTTCTTGCCCTAGCTGCAATACAAATTCCGCAATACAAATCCGTGTTAGACATTAAACTTATCCGCTCAAATCCCGAACTCGTTCAGGAACGTCTTAATACCCGCAAAGCTGGCGAGTATGACCTCCAGCCCATCCTCGATCTTGATGCCCAGCAACGTTCCCTCGAAGGCGATCGCAGTAAGTTACAAGCACGGAGTAACGAAATTGGTAAGGCGATCGGTCAGAAAATGAAAGGCGGCGCGGATCCTAAAAGTGCAGAAATTACGAGCCTTAAAACCGAAGGTAACGATATCAAAAAGCAATTAGCCGACCTTGAACCGAAGGAAAAAGAACTTAAAGCGCAAATTCAAGAACTCGTTTTAGCATTACCGAATTTGCCGGATGAAAGTACGCCTGTCGGTGCGAATGAAACAGAAAATGTCGAAGTGCGTCGCTGGGGTGATGAATATATTCGCAGTAATGAAGGGATTTTGCCCCACTGGGAAATCGGCGAAAAATTAGGCATTCTCGAATTTAGTCGCGCTGTAAAAGTTGCCCAGAGTCGCTTCGTGACCCTCACTGGTGCCGGTGCAGCCCTAGAGCGAGCCTTGATTAATTTCATGCTCGACACTCAAATTGAGGCAGGCTATACCGAAGTGATGCCGCCAGTTTTAGTTAATTCAGACTCCCTCACGGGCACGGGTCAACTGCCGAAATTCGCTGAAGAAAGTTTTAAATGTGCCGACGATGATCTTTGGCTAACGCCCACCGCAGAAGTGCCGGTGACGAATCTCTACCGCGACGAAATTATTGAAGCGGACAATTTACCCATTCACCACTGCGCTTATACTCCTTGTTTTCGTCGGGAGGCTGGTAGCTATGGTAAAGATACACGCGGTCTCATTCGCTTGCACCAGTTTAATAAAGTCGAACTCGTGAAGTTTGTGCATCCCGAAAAGTCTGCTGAAGAGCACCAAAAACTTGTCGAGAACGCCGAGGCAATTCTGAAAGCATTGAAGCTGCCTTACCGCGTCTTGGAACTCTGCTCTGGTGATATCGGCTTTAGCGCTGGCAAATGCTATGACCTTGAAGTGTGGCTGCCCTCTGCGGAAACCTACCGGGAAATTTCGAGCTGCTCTAATTTCTATGATTTCCAAGCGCGTCGCGCCAGTATTCGTTTTAAGGAAGCGGGTAAAAAAGGGACACAATTTGTGCACACATTGAATGGCTCTGGTTTGGCGATCGGCCGGACGATGGCGGCAATTCTTGAAAATTATCAGCAGCCTAACGGCACGGTAGAAGTACCGGAAGTATTGCGTCCTTATATGCGTCGTGATTTTCTTTAGATATAGATTTTTATCTTCTTAATTTTAGTAGGGGTTGAGCATGCTCAACCCCTACTGTTTTTGTGGGAAACAACGACATAAACTGACAGCGAACTAAACCTAGCCTGCTTCAGCTTCGCAGTATCCTTGAATTTGCGCAGTCACTTCATCGCCTTGGGTAGAAAGAGCGTCAAGTTTCGTGAAGGCATCGACGGCTTTTGATTGGAACTCTGTGGCTGCGGGAATCAGATCATCTTCTGTTTCAACGTTTTTAAGAGAGGCCATGGCTTCACTGGTTTTAGCGAGTTCTTGACCAAACTGGGTTGTGACTTCAGCGTACTGATCGCGATAGCCCGCTAGGGTTTCGTCGGGAAGATTTACAGCTTTAAGATCGGTGGACATCCCTTCGATCTTTGTGACAACTCGTCCGACGACATCCATATAGCTGCCTGCCATGGTTTTAATGCTTTCAATATCGGCTGAGTTGGCGAATTGGTTACCAAACTCTTCCATTTCTGCTTCAAACTCGGCCTGGAACTCTTCGCCTTGGTTCATGACTTCTGATAAGTCATTGCACTGCTGCACTGTCGATACGCCACAGCTCGATAGACCAAGAGTAAGAACTGCTCCCATCGATAAGGCAGCGTGACGTGGACGAAGTTTTAACATGAAATTCTCCTGAAGGTTTTCACCGAAATCTATGGTTGATCTGCTTATGGGATATTTAGATCGCTCAAAAATTTGATGAAAGTTAGTTTGTTAATTTTAGCAATGATTTTTTTGTTTTTTGGTGGGGCTTAATGCGTTGTAAAGGCGATCGCCTTTTTCCTGTTCAGGAAAATTTAGGGTTGAATGGTATTTGTTTTGCTCAGGACAAAAATACTTTGGTCACCACCCCGCCCGATGCGAAAATCTGCGTCGAGGTAGGTGAGGGTGAGGCTGGGAATGCGACCAACGGGATTACGGGCGGAGACGGTGCTTACGGGATTTTTTAAGACGAAGGGTAAGCCTAGGACTTTGGTAATAAAAATGGAGCGTTGATTAAAGTCCACATTAATTTTGCGGTCGGGAATGCCATCGTCGGGGGTGGGGGCTTTGGAGAATGTGGCGTTCACCGTAACGTAGCCTGCTAGGGCATTGGTGGCATGTTTGCAAAAGGCTTGGTTGTAAAAACCTTTTGTTGCGACATCAATCACTTGGTAAACCCGTCCTAACTGAAAGCCGAGGGGCAACGAGTTTAAAACCCGAATTTCCCGTGCGGTGGAATAAAGTAGTTCCCATGCTCCGTCCAGTAATTCAATAGAGGTTTTTAAAGGATAGGGATTGGGGTTTTCGCTTTCTAGGGCAATGATTTTTGTTTCTAGTTGCGTGGCGATCGCCGAATCTAGATTCAAATCGGTTAGAGGTGTGCCCTTAGCTAAATTTTCGTCTTGGGCAACGGTGGCGATCGCCTCAATTAAAGCTTGTTTTGTTTGGGTGGCGGTGGACATGGCGGATAATATTAAAAGGAATTTTTATTGGCTCTATCCTAACGATCGTAACCGAGGGAAACGCCACCGGGCGGAATTTTAATGGTGCTGCGAGAGCCTTCAGCTTCCATTCTGACTAGCAATTCACCTTTTTCATTAACGCCGACAATTTTGCCGAGATGTCCTTCATAAACGATGAGTTCGTCCAGATTTTTAAGGAGTTGCAAATAGTTTGGCAGGATACTCTCCATTCCTTTTTCTGTAAGTTGGGCGATCGCCTCCGAAATTCCAGCAATTACAGTTGCCGCTAAATGCTCAATGGGAAACTGCGAATCCCCATCCCAAAAATCTTGGAGATTAATACCAACATCGGGGATTTCATTACTGTAATTAATGCCAACGCCAATCACTGCCGCTGTCACTTTGCCTGCTTGGATTTTAGTTTCAGTTTTGATGCCACCTAAC from [Limnothrix rosea] IAM M-220 carries:
- a CDS encoding ATP-binding protein produces the protein MTESPTTTEKLRHIESFDTLPQVIRRILCFATDQAVLDQLQIVISAIEGLEVYGCLDFAGAIAHLEREHFDCALVVATQIVDWQKLLQCRAQTLPTIALTTDTDPCQFEYYLGLGVTDYLAIETLTVQQLRHSLFHVVRLKQLQRKNRELNQALQKTDERYRLTLDVSKDGIWDWTITNQEIESNDRLWEMLGLNASSSPLNFEQFKTLIHPDDYPSTKTAFKAHLYEDKDFSVEVRLRHKDGEYRDFWIRGQLQRSSLHHEPRMCGLMTDITERKRNDRRNRFLSQASSLLNASLDCQATLENLAWLAVPRIADWCILEIQVEQTGDRPVVASHRDPAREPLVQQFFETLTQVSPAPTNPQYAYQLSPEQKQNLSHQYGWSSALLDQLELHSYIWIPLQVGQRPLGSIFFAWEESHRSCTSEDLALLQELAYRATWSIENARLYDERQAVYQDLQGAIAQLTTQQKRLTTLKHLTTLTNRRLTNIPELLQGIVHQICKDVSVAQVCAIALHTPEQGDNFFIVTDQQHPEAAKFEEMLQQDQNWLRHVYQTGQPQLQNFDLKAPAPCSLAAVAIESVSSGRLGILIVGNWQVAQAFSTEDCSFLSAVGEEAAVAIDNARLIKTLEQQNQELIETSRVKDLFLATVSHELRTPMNAILGFSQVLLNQRKSFLGGSEQQILRRILSNGRSLMALINDILDFSQMKLTELKLMPSTFDLESLTKDIVDELQSLAEEKQLHFKLTSHLEDSSVTHDQKRIRQVIVNLVANALSFTQQGTVAITLEEQLEAKTVTITVRDTGIGIAPENLEHIFSEFWQVQQDMHLSKSGTGLGLAITYKLVQRMKGTIDVESAIGKGSCFKVTLPRSLNSSPPVNLVV
- the scpB gene encoding SMC-Scp complex subunit ScpB, which produces MKLATKLEAILYIKAQPLTLDELAEAAGTEQDLVEDALLQLMADYAHRDSALEVLETPNGYCLQLRESCQAMVTSLIPAELSTGALRTLAAIALKSPILQTDLIELRGSTAYQHVQDLVAQGFIKKRRQQEGRSFWLEVSQKFYQYFEIDQLSEGFN
- a CDS encoding DUF760 domain-containing protein, producing MIFNSDFFSSDVDEQTANTLMEYLQQQNQDVLSRVAQSASQEVKDVIAHNVRGLIGVLPPDDFQVNITTDRENLANLLASAMMTGYFLGQMEQRMNLESSLLDAGSLSADVDFD
- a CDS encoding NAD(P)H-quinone oxidoreductase subunit O, with amino-acid sequence MAAKLKKGTLVRVIKEQFVNSVEAKASDSRLPSYFLESKGEILDLNDEYALVRFYTPTPSVWLRIDQLEVL
- the mdh gene encoding malate dehydrogenase; amino-acid sequence: MSAIAAPSIACKAPQVAVIGAGKVGSTLAQRITEKNLADVVLLDIVEGLPQGIALDLYEAQGLERHDKKILGTNDYADTVGSDIVVITAGLPRKPGMSRDDLLYTNAKIVTHAAKQAIAHSPNAIVIVVTNPLDVMTYLAWKATGLSQNHVMGMGGVLDSSRLRSFIALETGATTGDISTFVLGGHGDLMVPIPRYCTVSGVPITEFLEPEAIARLMERTKNGGAEIVKLLKTGSAFYAPASSVCYMVESLILNQSRLLPAAVYLDGQYGLTDLFLGVPCRLGCSGVEQIVEIQLTEEELAQLHRSAAAVKEGIDKAIAKTDL
- the serS gene encoding serine--tRNA ligase; translation: MLDIKLIRSNPELVQERLNTRKAGEYDLQPILDLDAQQRSLEGDRSKLQARSNEIGKAIGQKMKGGADPKSAEITSLKTEGNDIKKQLADLEPKEKELKAQIQELVLALPNLPDESTPVGANETENVEVRRWGDEYIRSNEGILPHWEIGEKLGILEFSRAVKVAQSRFVTLTGAGAALERALINFMLDTQIEAGYTEVMPPVLVNSDSLTGTGQLPKFAEESFKCADDDLWLTPTAEVPVTNLYRDEIIEADNLPIHHCAYTPCFRREAGSYGKDTRGLIRLHQFNKVELVKFVHPEKSAEEHQKLVENAEAILKALKLPYRVLELCSGDIGFSAGKCYDLEVWLPSAETYREISSCSNFYDFQARRASIRFKEAGKKGTQFVHTLNGSGLAIGRTMAAILENYQQPNGTVEVPEVLRPYMRRDFL